In one window of Comamonas testosteroni DNA:
- a CDS encoding PDR/VanB family oxidoreductase, translating into MTTQESGFLRLKIAEKEKIARDIWRFELTHPEGAPLPPFEAGSNLTLVAPNGMRRSYSLCNDSQECNRYVIAVKRDSNGRGGSMSLVDDTSAGDSIEASLPRNEFPLDERAKSFILVAGGIGITPMLSMARQLKAEGLRDFKLYYLARDPEGTAFLDELSSNEWRSLVKIHHSFGDPAKAFDFWALFERPKAAHVYCCGPQSLMDTVQDMTGHWPSGTVHFESFGAGNANTKENRPFTVQLKRTGTSLQVPTDRSILDVLRASNVRVASSCESGTCGSCRVGLCSGEADHRDLVLRDDEKDAQIMVCVSRAKSAELVLDL; encoded by the coding sequence ATGACCACCCAGGAAAGCGGTTTTCTGCGTCTGAAGATCGCGGAGAAGGAAAAGATTGCACGCGACATCTGGCGCTTTGAACTTACTCACCCAGAGGGCGCGCCGCTGCCACCATTCGAGGCTGGCTCGAATCTGACGCTGGTGGCCCCCAACGGCATGCGCCGCAGCTATTCGCTCTGCAACGACTCGCAAGAGTGCAATCGCTATGTCATCGCCGTGAAGCGCGACAGCAATGGCCGTGGCGGCTCGATGAGCCTGGTCGACGACACATCCGCAGGGGATTCGATCGAAGCCTCTCTGCCGCGCAACGAATTTCCGCTTGATGAACGCGCCAAGTCATTCATTCTCGTGGCTGGCGGCATCGGCATCACGCCCATGCTGTCCATGGCACGCCAACTAAAGGCTGAAGGCCTGCGGGACTTCAAATTGTATTATCTGGCCCGGGATCCAGAGGGCACGGCCTTCCTCGACGAGCTCAGCAGCAACGAATGGCGCTCGTTAGTGAAGATCCACCACAGCTTCGGCGACCCGGCGAAAGCCTTCGACTTCTGGGCCCTGTTCGAGCGTCCCAAAGCCGCACACGTCTATTGCTGCGGACCGCAGTCGCTGATGGATACCGTCCAGGACATGACAGGCCACTGGCCGTCCGGCACCGTTCACTTTGAAAGCTTCGGCGCCGGCAATGCCAACACAAAGGAAAACAGGCCATTCACGGTGCAGCTTAAGCGCACCGGCACCTCATTGCAAGTTCCGACCGACCGCTCGATTCTGGACGTTCTGCGTGCCTCGAACGTGCGCGTGGCAAGCTCCTGCGAAAGCGGTACCTGCGGCTCCTGCCGGGTAGGATTATGCTCAGGCGAAGCGGACCACCGGGATCTCGTGCTGCGAGACGATGAGAAGGATGCACAGATTATGGTCTGCGTATCCCGTGCAAAATCTGCGGAATTGGTGCTGGACCTCTGA
- a CDS encoding bacteriohemerythrin, whose amino-acid sequence MNEQTSTSAPRARDASAPTPVDDNSLAWTDARLLGFTPMDNVHEEFYATALKLVTCTEKNAAQAIEEFEQHAISHFEQEDEWMRTTNFPPRDCHLDEHAAVLKSVREVKEAVAQGQAGADVVQDIGMALFQWFPGHADYLDSALAAWMTKLNMGGKPIVLRRKL is encoded by the coding sequence ATGAATGAGCAGACTTCTACCTCAGCCCCCAGGGCTCGGGATGCCAGTGCGCCCACACCGGTCGACGACAACAGTCTCGCCTGGACCGATGCTCGCTTGCTGGGATTTACGCCCATGGATAATGTGCATGAGGAGTTCTACGCGACTGCGCTGAAACTGGTGACCTGCACGGAGAAGAATGCAGCCCAGGCCATCGAAGAGTTCGAGCAGCATGCCATCAGCCATTTCGAGCAGGAAGATGAATGGATGCGCACCACGAACTTCCCTCCTCGGGACTGCCATCTCGACGAGCATGCGGCAGTGCTGAAGTCGGTCCGCGAGGTCAAGGAAGCTGTTGCACAAGGACAAGCCGGCGCCGACGTAGTCCAGGATATCGGCATGGCCCTCTTCCAGTGGTTCCCAGGTCATGCAGACTATCTGGACTCCGCACTGGCCGCCTGGATGACCAAGCTGAATATGGGCGGCAAGCCCATCGTGCTGCGACGTAAGCTTTGA
- a CDS encoding MarR family winged helix-turn-helix transcriptional regulator: protein MTARPSPSKAPDSKENPILRHWREAVPDDRLAHLVKDAGRAMVRGLQMRLAQYEVSFGHWAFLRILWVTDGLTQKELSDEAGTTTPTTFSAVSAMEKLGYVERRYAPGNRKNTHVYLTPRGRSLESKLVPLAEEVNEISVKGLKGSEIDIARKVLLTIIENMACDEAEKAHDSLLRIPSTREMGHLIAARGEECENC from the coding sequence ATGACAGCCAGACCCTCTCCCAGCAAGGCACCGGATTCCAAAGAGAACCCTATCTTGCGGCATTGGCGCGAGGCCGTACCGGATGATCGTCTCGCTCACCTGGTGAAGGATGCAGGCCGGGCGATGGTTCGGGGGCTGCAGATGCGCCTGGCTCAGTATGAAGTTTCTTTCGGTCACTGGGCGTTTCTGCGCATTCTGTGGGTCACCGATGGACTGACGCAGAAGGAACTCAGCGACGAGGCTGGTACCACCACGCCGACCACTTTCAGTGCGGTGTCGGCGATGGAGAAGCTGGGATACGTCGAACGCCGCTATGCGCCCGGCAACCGCAAGAATACTCATGTGTATCTCACGCCTCGCGGTCGCAGCCTGGAAAGCAAGCTGGTTCCATTGGCCGAAGAAGTGAATGAGATCAGCGTCAAGGGCCTGAAAGGCTCGGAGATCGACATCGCGCGCAAGGTGCTGCTCACGATCATCGAGAACATGGCATGCGACGAAGCCGAGAAGGCACATGACTCGCTGCTGCGGATTCCTTCTACTCGGGAAATGGGGCACCTGATTGCCGCTCGCGGCGAGGAGTGCGAAAACTGTTGA
- a CDS encoding Rieske 2Fe-2S domain-containing protein: protein MLTHEENELLCRVEGEAPMGKLMRQHWTPICLIEEVSEPDGAPVKARILGEDLVVFRDSEGRVGVVGEYCPHRRASLVYGRNEDGGLRCLYHGWKFDVQGNVLEMVSEPASSGMAEKVKHTAYPTKEWGGMVWAYMGAQDAVPEFVAPAWAPTADTRVSIGKVLLPCNWAQILEGAIDSAHSSSLHSSDFVPARVTGAEATDKNWLRPSTDKAPRLQVQRTEYGFRYAALRRPIFNATTHDYVRSTVFVAPGTVLIPPNNLYNVANVNVPMDDTNTVFYFIAWGDAAATPETETWRKFLHTQIGPDLDERFRPLRNHENRFWQDRQAMKAGNFTGITGFPNQDIAMWVTMGPIADRSDERLGASDLAIVEFRRRMLDAIAEYKQDGKAIGTGAKAIPGTVCSYQAVVPKETDWREYQVRYVSAKHAVSDEQSAVAATDYQVKQ from the coding sequence ATGCTGACTCATGAAGAAAACGAATTGCTGTGCCGCGTAGAAGGCGAAGCCCCCATGGGCAAGCTGATGCGCCAACACTGGACCCCGATCTGCCTGATTGAAGAGGTCAGCGAACCGGACGGCGCACCGGTCAAGGCGCGCATCCTCGGCGAAGACCTTGTCGTGTTCCGCGACAGCGAAGGCCGCGTCGGCGTGGTCGGCGAGTACTGCCCGCACCGCCGCGCCTCGCTGGTCTACGGCCGCAACGAAGACGGCGGCCTGCGCTGCCTGTACCACGGCTGGAAGTTCGACGTGCAAGGCAACGTACTCGAAATGGTCTCCGAGCCCGCCTCCAGCGGCATGGCCGAAAAAGTCAAGCACACAGCCTATCCGACCAAGGAATGGGGCGGCATGGTCTGGGCCTACATGGGTGCTCAGGACGCCGTCCCCGAATTCGTCGCTCCCGCCTGGGCACCGACGGCTGATACCCGTGTGAGCATCGGCAAGGTGCTGCTGCCCTGCAACTGGGCACAGATCCTCGAAGGCGCCATCGATTCCGCACACAGCTCCAGCCTGCACTCGTCGGATTTCGTGCCGGCACGCGTGACCGGCGCCGAAGCCACGGACAAGAACTGGCTGCGCCCCTCCACCGACAAGGCTCCCCGCCTGCAGGTCCAGCGCACCGAATATGGTTTCCGCTACGCCGCCCTGCGCCGCCCGATCTTCAATGCCACCACGCACGACTATGTTCGCTCGACCGTGTTCGTCGCACCCGGCACCGTGCTGATTCCGCCGAACAACCTGTACAACGTCGCCAACGTCAACGTGCCGATGGACGACACCAATACGGTGTTCTACTTTATCGCCTGGGGTGATGCAGCCGCCACACCAGAAACCGAAACCTGGCGCAAGTTCCTGCACACGCAGATCGGCCCGGATCTGGACGAGCGCTTCCGTCCGCTGCGCAACCACGAGAACCGCTTCTGGCAAGACCGCCAGGCCATGAAGGCCGGCAACTTCACCGGCATCACGGGCTTCCCGAACCAGGACATCGCCATGTGGGTCACGATGGGCCCCATCGCCGACCGTTCAGACGAACGTCTGGGCGCCAGTGACCTCGCCATTGTCGAGTTCCGTCGTCGCATGCTCGATGCCATCGCCGAATACAAGCAGGACGGCAAGGCCATCGGTACCGGTGCCAAGGCAATCCCTGGCACGGTCTGCTCGTACCAGGCCGTGGTGCCGAAGGAAACCGATTGGCGTGAATACCAGGTCCGCTACGTGAGCGCCAAGCATGCCGTGTCGGACGAACAATCCGCCGTGGCCGCGACCGACTACCAGGTCAAGCAGTAA
- a CDS encoding Gfo/Idh/MocA family protein, whose protein sequence is MEQRRLRIGVAGLGRAFSLMLPTFLQDPRVQLVAACDPREEARQQFAADFNARTYTDVQDLAEDPDVEAIYVASPHQFHAQHTEIAAARGKHVLVEKPMALNAADCDRMIAACRAANVHLIVGHCHSFDTPYRRTRELIRSGDFGAVRMIQAFNYTDYLYRPRRPEELMTAEGGGAVFSQAAHQVDIVRMLAGSRATRLRASVGRWDPLRPTEGAYSALIWFENGAYASLSYNGYGHFNSDEWTGWIGEMGDHLNPDAYGSARKRLATIASAEDEAKLKAAGTYGGADYKPPSLAAEEPTRSHQHFGPVIVSCERADLRPLPDSVVVYGDQQRETLALSRPTVPRAEVIDELCDAVILGQAPLHDGEWAKGTLEICIAILKSSEMGTDVLL, encoded by the coding sequence ATGGAACAGCGCCGTTTGCGCATCGGGGTTGCAGGACTGGGGCGGGCATTCTCGCTGATGCTGCCCACCTTCCTGCAGGACCCCAGGGTTCAGCTCGTTGCCGCGTGCGACCCTCGCGAAGAGGCCCGGCAGCAGTTCGCTGCCGACTTCAACGCAAGGACTTACACAGACGTGCAGGACCTGGCCGAAGACCCGGATGTGGAGGCCATCTACGTGGCCAGCCCGCACCAATTCCACGCCCAGCACACCGAGATTGCTGCAGCCAGGGGCAAGCATGTGCTGGTCGAGAAACCGATGGCGCTCAACGCGGCCGACTGTGATCGCATGATCGCGGCCTGCCGCGCCGCGAACGTGCATCTGATCGTCGGGCACTGCCACAGTTTCGATACACCGTACCGGCGCACGCGCGAACTGATCCGCTCGGGCGATTTCGGTGCGGTGAGGATGATCCAGGCTTTCAACTACACCGATTACCTGTACCGTCCGCGCCGACCCGAAGAACTGATGACGGCCGAAGGCGGTGGTGCCGTCTTCAGCCAGGCTGCACACCAGGTCGATATCGTGCGAATGCTCGCAGGCTCACGTGCCACGCGCTTGCGCGCAAGCGTTGGCCGCTGGGATCCACTGCGCCCGACCGAAGGCGCCTATTCCGCCCTGATCTGGTTCGAGAACGGCGCATATGCCTCACTCTCGTACAACGGCTACGGTCACTTCAACAGTGACGAGTGGACCGGCTGGATCGGCGAAATGGGCGATCACCTGAATCCGGATGCCTACGGCAGTGCGCGCAAGCGCCTGGCCACCATTGCCTCGGCAGAGGACGAAGCCAAGCTCAAGGCTGCCGGTACGTACGGTGGTGCCGACTACAAGCCCCCCTCGCTGGCAGCAGAAGAACCGACACGCAGTCATCAGCACTTCGGCCCGGTGATCGTGTCCTGCGAACGCGCCGACTTGCGCCCCCTGCCCGATTCCGTCGTCGTGTACGGCGACCAGCAGCGCGAAACGCTTGCTCTCTCGCGCCCGACCGTGCCGCGCGCCGAAGTGATCGACGAACTGTGCGATGCCGTAATCCTGGGCCAGGCCCCCCTGCATGATGGGGAGTGGGCAAAAGGCACGCTGGAAATCTGCATCGCGATTCTGAAGTCGAGCGAAATGGGTACGGACGTACTGCTCTGA
- a CDS encoding ABC transporter substrate-binding protein — translation MSKLQLSIAVGNYDRMRPLIDGDVQIDGVDPVFMLQDPEEIFFRAFRTADYDICELSLSSYSVKTAAGTSPYIAVPVFPSRAFRHSSVYVRADRGINSPADLKGKRIGVPEYQLTANVWVRMFLEEEYGVKASDIQWVRGGYEDPTRIEKISLKLPEGVSLVNAPEGRTISNLLADGEIDGVIGPRAPSCFDHGHPQVKYLFEDPQKAAAEWYERRKLFPIMHTLGVRKTLAEQHPWLPGALVKAFEHSKAVALTRLSDTSATKVTLPFIEDQLRNARRLMGQDFWSYGFAENAHVVDRFLAQHHAEGLSSRRLQPAELFHPASLESFKI, via the coding sequence ATGAGCAAGCTTCAACTGTCCATCGCGGTGGGCAATTACGACCGGATGCGTCCGCTGATCGACGGCGACGTCCAGATCGACGGTGTGGACCCTGTGTTCATGCTGCAGGATCCGGAAGAGATCTTCTTCCGTGCGTTCCGCACCGCAGACTACGACATCTGCGAGCTGTCGCTCAGCAGCTATTCGGTGAAGACCGCAGCTGGCACCTCGCCGTACATTGCCGTGCCGGTGTTCCCTTCGCGGGCATTCCGCCACAGCTCGGTCTACGTGCGTGCCGATCGCGGCATCAACAGCCCGGCCGACCTCAAGGGCAAGCGCATCGGCGTGCCCGAATACCAACTGACCGCCAATGTGTGGGTGCGCATGTTCCTGGAAGAGGAATACGGCGTGAAGGCCTCCGACATCCAATGGGTGCGTGGCGGCTACGAAGATCCGACCCGCATTGAGAAGATCTCGCTGAAGCTGCCTGAAGGTGTGTCGCTGGTGAACGCGCCGGAAGGCCGCACCATCTCGAACCTGCTGGCCGATGGCGAAATTGATGGCGTGATCGGGCCGCGTGCCCCATCGTGCTTCGACCATGGTCACCCGCAGGTCAAGTACCTGTTCGAGGATCCGCAGAAGGCTGCGGCCGAATGGTATGAGCGTCGCAAGCTGTTCCCGATCATGCACACGCTCGGCGTGCGCAAGACCCTGGCAGAGCAGCATCCCTGGCTGCCCGGCGCACTGGTCAAGGCCTTCGAGCATTCCAAGGCGGTAGCACTGACGCGCCTGAGCGACACATCGGCCACCAAGGTCACGCTGCCGTTCATCGAGGACCAGTTGCGCAATGCGCGCCGCCTAATGGGCCAGGATTTCTGGTCGTATGGTTTTGCCGAGAATGCCCATGTGGTTGACCGTTTCCTCGCGCAGCACCATGCAGAAGGCCTATCGAGCCGCCGCCTCCAGCCTGCCGAGCTGTTCCACCCGGCCAGCCTGGAGAGCTTCAAGATCTGA